The segment GCCCGACCCACCAGCCGGTTGAGCACCTGTCGGCCCTGCGCGCGATTCCGAACGTTGCGATCTTCCGTCCCGGCGACGCGAACGAAGTTTCGCAGTCGTACAAAGCGGCGATGGAACTGACCGATCGCCCGTCGATCATGGTCCTGACCCGTCAGAACCTGCCGACCTTGGATCGCGAAAAGTACGCTTGTGCGACCGGCACGGCCCGCGGCGGTTACGTCTTGGCCGATTGCAGCGGCACGCCGGAAGTGATCCTGATGGCGACCGGCAGCGAACTGTCGCTGGCGGTGGAAGCATACGAAAAGCTGACCGCCGACGGCGTGAAGGCTCGTTTGGTCAGCATGCCGTGCGTCGAGCTGTTCGAACTGCAGGATGCCGAATATAAGGAAAGCGTTTTGCCGAGCAGCGTCGCCGGCCGCGTTGCGGTCGAAGCGGGCGTGCAGCAGTCGTGGGATCGTTACCTCGGTTTCCGCGGCAAGTTCGTCGGCATGAAGGGCTTCGGCGCCAGCGCTCCGGCCGAAGAGCTATTCCCGTACTTCGGAATTACGGCCGACAAGGTCGTCGAAGCGGCGAAGGCTTCGATCGCCGGCTAAGCCCTGCTGGAGCAATCGTTAAAAACCTAAGAATCCTCGGCGAACGCCGAGGATTTTTTTTCGCGCATTTCGCAAGCAGTTTTCGCCCGGCGCAAAATCGGCGGCTAAATTCAAGGTATCGGTTGTAGGAAACAGTCAAACAATTTCCCCCTCATTGTTGCCGGGAGTACGCGTACCATGTCCGATCCAACTACTAATTTGCCGTCTGAAATTCGCCACGAACTGCATGAACTCCGCAAGGATTGGTGGTGGTTCCTGTTGCTCGGTATTGGCCTGATCGTTTTGGGTTTGGTCGCCTTGGGCTCGTGTTTCGTCACTTCGCTGGCGGTCGTCGTCTTCTTCGGCCTCTTGCTGGTGATCGGCGGCGCCGTTCAAGTCGCGAGCGCTTTTTGGGCGGGTCGTTGGAGCGGCATGCTGCTGTCGCTGCTCTTGGGCATTTTCTACATCGTCACCGGCGTGTTGATGATCGACGCTCCGATCGAAGCGATGCAGGCGATCGTCCTGTTGATTGCGGCCTTTTTGATCGTCGGCGGTCTGTTCCGCATCGTCGCCGCTTTGGCCGTTCGTTTCCCCGCTTGGGGTTGGCAGTTGCTCTCCGGCGCCGTCAGCGTCTTGCTGGGCTTGATGATCAACAAGGGCTGGCCCGATAACTCGGTTTTCATCATCGGTTTGTTCCTGGGGATCGAGTTGATCTTCAGCGGCTGGTACTGGGTGATGTTGTCGATCGGGGTCCGCAGCCTGCCGGCCGGTTCCGATTCGTAATCCATTTGCAACGGCTTATTTAAAGGGCCGTTTGTAGCGATCATAACGGCGTCGTCAGTTGGCGACGCCGTTTTGCTGCGCGTGCGGGTCTCCGTTGTTGCCGGAAATCATCAGTATCGAAACCGCACGCATGCGAATGACGACCTAACCTATAGAAGCGTAGACGAATTTGCGCATTGAGACTCGAGGC is part of the Blastopirellula sediminis genome and harbors:
- a CDS encoding HdeD family acid-resistance protein; this translates as MSDPTTNLPSEIRHELHELRKDWWWFLLLGIGLIVLGLVALGSCFVTSLAVVVFFGLLLVIGGAVQVASAFWAGRWSGMLLSLLLGIFYIVTGVLMIDAPIEAMQAIVLLIAAFLIVGGLFRIVAALAVRFPAWGWQLLSGAVSVLLGLMINKGWPDNSVFIIGLFLGIELIFSGWYWVMLSIGVRSLPAGSDS